From a region of the Helianthus annuus cultivar XRQ/B chromosome 5, HanXRQr2.0-SUNRISE, whole genome shotgun sequence genome:
- the LOC110941372 gene encoding agamous-like MADS-box protein AGL104 — protein MAEWRSQFQGTAWIGRPSVKLYFDDIFPEMDSFGRNFCLNFLVAFFTIIGHAGCGICHLQSSWVLHLHSQTRNNSIVKIKKIENTTNRQVTFSKRRNGLIKKAYELSVLCDVDVALIMFSPSGRASIFSGSRSIEEIISRYINLPEHERGRLQNQEYLERALGRLKSEAQDHQIQNQASPSSGDSQLEEIQQEIVRCKSHMIEMEKRLRIFEGDPSEISTLSEAEYREQMLEETLRHVRLRKHVLEKYNSANAQSTSQVALPSETINVNMVAPNSGNIFDWLPPRDPQVQIMNFMNFGGLLPASRQNEQVNRANVMEPDNNSVNVQRAEFGQMFDMNLSPWTQFYGSGNGQMAMAQHGERPYSQTFLPPFSP, from the exons ATGGCTGAGTGGAGATCACAGTTCCAAGGGACTGCCTGGATTGGCAGACCAAGTGTGAAGCTCTACTTTGATGACATCTTTCCTGAGATGGATAGCTTCGGGAGAAACTTCTGTCTAAATTTCCTTGTAGCATTCTTCACTATAATTGGGCATGCAG GATGTGGAATTTGTCATCTACAATCTTCTTGGGTTCTCCATCTTCATAGCCAAACAAGGAACAATTCTATTGTTAAG ATCAAGAAGATAGAAAACACAACGAATAGGCAAGTTACGTTCTCAAAACGAAGAAATGGGCTCATCAAGAAAGCTTATGAACTGTCTGTTCTATGTGATGTGGATGTTGCACTCATCATGTTTTCCCCCTCCGGAAGAGCTAGCATTTTCTCCGGAAGTAGAAG TATCGAAGAAATTATCTCACGATACATAAATCTTCCGGAGCATGAAAGGGGAAG ATTGCAGAACCAAGAG TACCTCGAAAGGGCGTTGGGAAGGTTAAAAAGCGAAGCGCAAGATCACCAAATTCAGAACCAAGCAAG TCCATCGAGCGGGGATTCACAACTTGAG GAAATTCAACAAGAGATCGTCCGCTGCAAATCCCATATGATAGAAATGGAGAAGCGGCTCAG GATATTTGAAGGGGATCCTTCTGAAATTTCAACATTGTCTGAGGCCGAGTATCGGGAACAAATGCTTGAGGAGACTTTAAGGCATGTTCGTCTGCGCAAG CACGTTCTAGAGAAGTACAACTCTGCCAATGCACAGTCAACTTCACAG GTTGCTTTGCCTTCTGAGACGATAAACGTTAACATGGTTGCACCAAACTCAGGCAACATATTCGACTGGCTTCCACCAAGAGATCCACAAGTACAAATAATGAATTTCATGAACTTTGGTGGGCTTCTTCCCGCGAG CAGGCAAAATGAGCAAGTGAACCGAGCTAATGTGATGGAGCCTGATAATAACAGTGTTAATGTTCAACGAGCTGAGTTTGGACAAATGTTCGATATGAACTTATCCCCTTGGACACAATTCTATGGTAGCG GAAATGGCCAGATGGCGATGGCACAACATGGAGAACGGCCATACAGTCAGACTTTCCTGCCGCCGTTTTCACCATAA